The following coding sequences are from one Polyodon spathula isolate WHYD16114869_AA chromosome 7, ASM1765450v1, whole genome shotgun sequence window:
- the LOC121318900 gene encoding ras-related protein Rab-38-like isoform X1 — MQQPQQEFLFKVLVIGDLGVGKTSIIKRYVHQIFSQHYRATIGVDFALKVLNWDSSTVVRLQLWDIAVPPSPAVCLFAVAGQERYGNMTRVYYREAVGAFVVFDVAQASTFDAVLKWKGDLDSKVTLANGKPVPAVLLANKDGLSPQLPKLDHFCKEHGFAGFFETSAKENTNIVEAVRCLVENILSNEEGSGGDSDPEVVLPGLNNNAKHSGSSCTLCSRF; from the exons ATGCAACAGCCGCAGCAGGAGTTTCTTTTCAAGGTTCTCGTGATCGGGGATCTCGGAGTCGGGAAGACATCTATCATCAAGCGGTACGTGCATCAGATCTTCTCCCAGCACTACAGGGCGACCATCGGGGTGGATTTTGCATTGAAGGTGCTCAACTGGGACAGTAGCACTGTAGTTCGGCTGCAGCTGTGGGACATAGCAG TCCCTCCCAGTCCAGCCGTTTGCTTGTTTGCTGTGGCAGGTCAGGAGCGCTATGGGAACATGACCCGGGTGTATTACCGGGAGGCGGTGGGAGCCTTCGTGGTGTTCGACGTGGCGCAGGCCTCCACCTTCGACGCCGTGCTCAAGTGGAAGGGCGACCTGGACTCCAAGGTGACCCTCGCCAACGGCAAGCCCGTCCCCGCTGTCCTGCTGGCCAACAAGGATGGCCTGAGCCCTCAGCTGCCCAAGCTTGACCATTTCTGCAAGGAGCACGGCTTTGCAGGCTTCTTCGAGACCTCCGCCAAG GAGAACACGAACATCGTGGAGGCGGTGCGCTGCCTGGTGGAGAACATCCTGTCCAACGAGGAGGGCTCCGGAGGGGACTCTGACCCCGAGGTCGTCCTGCCCGGCCTCAACAACAATGCCAAACACAGCGGCAGCAGCTGCACGCTCTGCTCCAGATTTTAG
- the LOC121318898 gene encoding ras-related protein Rab-39B, with protein MEAIWLYQFRMIVIGDSTVGKSCLIRRFTEGRFAQVSDPTVGVDFFSRLVEIEPGKRIKLQIWDTAGQERFRSITRAYYRNSVGGLLLFDITNRRSFQNVHEWLEEARSHVQPHQIVFVLVGHKCDLDGQRQVSRQEAEKLAGSYGMRYVETSARDAINVEKAFTELTRDIFELVKRGDITIQEGWEGVKSGFVPNVVHSSEEVMKSDRRCLC; from the exons ATGGAGGCGATATGGTTGTACCAGTTCCGGATGATCGTGATTGGTGATTCTACGGTCGGAAAGTCGTGCCTCATTCGGCGGTTCACCGAGGGACGCTTCGCCCAGGTGTCCGACCCAACGGTCGGTGTGGATTTCTTCTCGCGGCTGGTGGAGATCGAGCCGGGGAAACGCATTAAACTGCAGATCTGGGACACTGCGGGGCAGGAGCGTTTCAG GTCCATCACCCGCGCTTACTATCGCAACTCAGTGGGCGGGCTGCTGCTGTTCGACATCACCAACCGGCGCTCCTTCCAGAACGTGCATGAGTGGCTGGAGGAGGCGCGCAGCCACGTGCAGCCGCACCAGATCGTCTTCGTGCTGGTGGGGCACAAGTGCGACCTGGACGGGCAGCGGCAGGTGAGCCGGCAGGAGGCGGAGAAGCTGGCGGGCTCCTACGGGATGAGGTACGTGGAGACCTCGGCGCGGGACGCCATCAACGTGGAGAAGGCCTTCACCGAGCTGACACGGGACATCTTCGAGCTGGTCAAGCGAGGAGACATTACCATCCAGGAGGGCTGGGAGGGGGTCAAGAGCGGCTTCGTGCCCAACGTGGTGCACTCCTCCGAGGAGGTTATGAAGAGTGACCGCCGTTGTCTCTGCTAA
- the LOC121318900 gene encoding ras-related protein Rab-38-like isoform X2, with translation MQQPQQEFLFKVLVIGDLGVGKTSIIKRYVHQIFSQHYRATIGVDFALKVLNWDSSTVVRLQLWDIAGQERYGNMTRVYYREAVGAFVVFDVAQASTFDAVLKWKGDLDSKVTLANGKPVPAVLLANKDGLSPQLPKLDHFCKEHGFAGFFETSAKENTNIVEAVRCLVENILSNEEGSGGDSDPEVVLPGLNNNAKHSGSSCTLCSRF, from the exons ATGCAACAGCCGCAGCAGGAGTTTCTTTTCAAGGTTCTCGTGATCGGGGATCTCGGAGTCGGGAAGACATCTATCATCAAGCGGTACGTGCATCAGATCTTCTCCCAGCACTACAGGGCGACCATCGGGGTGGATTTTGCATTGAAGGTGCTCAACTGGGACAGTAGCACTGTAGTTCGGCTGCAGCTGTGGGACATAGCAG GTCAGGAGCGCTATGGGAACATGACCCGGGTGTATTACCGGGAGGCGGTGGGAGCCTTCGTGGTGTTCGACGTGGCGCAGGCCTCCACCTTCGACGCCGTGCTCAAGTGGAAGGGCGACCTGGACTCCAAGGTGACCCTCGCCAACGGCAAGCCCGTCCCCGCTGTCCTGCTGGCCAACAAGGATGGCCTGAGCCCTCAGCTGCCCAAGCTTGACCATTTCTGCAAGGAGCACGGCTTTGCAGGCTTCTTCGAGACCTCCGCCAAG GAGAACACGAACATCGTGGAGGCGGTGCGCTGCCTGGTGGAGAACATCCTGTCCAACGAGGAGGGCTCCGGAGGGGACTCTGACCCCGAGGTCGTCCTGCCCGGCCTCAACAACAATGCCAAACACAGCGGCAGCAGCTGCACGCTCTGCTCCAGATTTTAG